In a single window of the Rhopalosiphum padi isolate XX-2018 chromosome 1, ASM2088224v1, whole genome shotgun sequence genome:
- the LOC132927495 gene encoding zinc finger BED domain-containing protein 5-like, with the protein MDKWLNRATDNKSTSENCSVSSASKLESASQDVNNPMKIRKCLRKYDPEYINIGFTVIDVSNEPRPQFVICFEILSNQSMKPSLLKRHLSTKHSTLENKPNDYFVRKLLEMKSTKKIISSFSGSTEKAVEASFLVSLRIAKCGKPHTIDEELILPAAKDMVTCMLGVPSAKKLDMISLSNDTVRRRIESMALNVKEKLIDQVKNSDFFSIQLDESTDVSNYAQLMVYVRFVFQTVIKEDFLFCEALSTRTTADEIFKKLNHFFVENGLNWKKCVGFCSDGARAMTGKHGGVATKKKLVTENCTFIHCSIHREALVVKRMPEPFKLVLQEAIKVVNFIKSRTLQSRLFTKLCSEMGSDHIQLLLHTEVRWLSRGRMLSRLFELHSEVQLFLGETNFELKDKLTDNLWITTLAYLSDIFNRLNVLNLSLQGKSINRFSMNNKIKAFIKIIEMISNNVSNENLQSFPNLEQFVTEHELQVEADLIKKHKTSL; encoded by the coding sequence atggATAAGTGGCTAAATAGAGCAACAGACAATAAATCTACGTCTGAAAACTGTTCAGTAAGTTCTGCTTCAAAGTTGGAAAGCGCAAGTCAAGATGTGAATAATCctatgaaaataagaaaatgtttAAGGAAATATGATCCTGAGTACATTAATATTGGATTCACGGTCATAGACGTAAGCAATGAGCCTCGGCCTCAATTTGTTATCTGTTTTGAAATTCTTTCTAACCAAAGTATGAAACCGTCCTTATTAAAACGTCACCTTTCTACAAAACATTCGACGTTAGAAAACAAACCAAATGACTATTTCGTCCGAAAATTGTTAGAGATGAAAAGCACAAAGAAAATTATATCATCTTTTAGCGGTAGTACTGAAAAAGCAGTGGAAGCATCTTTCTTAGTGAGCTTAAGAATAGCGAAGTGTGGAAAACCTCATACCATCGACGAAGAACTGATTTTACCGGCGGCAAAAGATATGGTAACTTGTATGTTAGGTGTTCCGTCAGCTAAAAAACTTGATATGATATCACTGTCAAATGATACAGTTCGCCGCAGGATTGAAAGTATGGCATTAAacgttaaagaaaaattaattgatcAAGTGAaaaatagtgattttttttccatacaACTTGATGAAAGTACAGATGTATCAAACTATGCTCAACTTATGGTTTACGTGCGGTTTGTATTTCAAACTGTAATTAAAgaggattttttattttgtgaagcACTATCAACACGAACTACCGCtgacgaaatatttaaaaagttgaaccacttttttgttgaaaatggaTTAAACTGGAAAAAGTGTGTTGGCTTCTGTTCTGACGGTGCTCGAGCTATGACAGGTAAACATGGAGGTGTTgcgactaaaaaaaaattggttacaGAAAATTGTACTTTCATACATTGCAGCATCCACAGGGAAGCTTTAGTAGTAAAACGTATGCCAGAACCATTTAAACTAGTACTCCAGGAAGCCATAAAGGtagtcaattttattaaatctcgGACTCTACAGTCTCGTTTATTTACAAAACTGTGTTCCGAAATGGGAAGTGATCACATTCAATTGCTTTTACATACGGAAGTGAGATGGCTCTCTCGAGGAAGAATGCTTAGCAGGTTATTTGAACTACATTCTGAGGTTCAGTTATTCCTAGGAGAGACTAATTTTGAACTCAAAGATAAATTGACAGATAACCTGTGGATAACAACATTGGCATACTTATCAGACATTTTCAATCGTctcaatgtattaaatttaagtttacaaGGTAAATCAATAAACAGATTTTCAATGAATAACAAAATTAAGGCATTTATTAAGATAATTGAAATGATAAGTAATAATGTTTCGAATGAAAACCTACAGTCTTTTCCTAATTTGGAACAATTTGTGACAGAACATGAACTTCAAGTGGAAGCTgatcttataaaaaaacataaaacatcattgtaa